The following are from one region of the Eubacterium sp. MSJ-33 genome:
- a CDS encoding FIST N-terminal domain-containing protein — protein MKGFVGIGRSDQVETAINEATEGLKKADFLILVAPFSKLETAADLLGEKYPGTPMIGTSGESIARQLVLNHAILVIGFAGVEVCTGVISDVRTVPVRSMRSFHADMEAIDAGDSDTICLEFMTGSEERVLSTVHDSLKEAGIPLIGASAYGVLLGEKHCVIVDGKLYNRSCAYAFVKNKHGKIHLFKENIYKRQSRRAHFANLVEPGTKTLFQLDGVPALELYQEETGTALEDIIAAMPRHPLGRALGDDTCIIQTMSVDRNGVMFNGKSIYENDSIYIMDVDDYRQIHTDLLEELQNLPISFILGFDSANRLRLFAEDDYLTDYAASFDTVANSALFVGDGQQYNNQHMNQTLVIAAFE, from the coding sequence ATGAAAGGTTTTGTAGGCATCGGTCGCTCAGACCAGGTAGAAACCGCTATCAACGAAGCAACCGAAGGATTAAAGAAAGCAGACTTTCTGATCCTCGTTGCCCCTTTTTCAAAATTAGAAACGGCTGCCGACCTGCTCGGTGAAAAATATCCGGGAACCCCGATGATTGGCACCAGCGGTGAAAGCATCGCCAGACAACTTGTTTTAAATCATGCGATTCTTGTAATTGGATTTGCCGGTGTGGAGGTATGTACCGGAGTCATATCCGATGTACGCACAGTTCCCGTCAGATCCATGCGCAGCTTCCATGCAGATATGGAAGCTATTGATGCCGGCGACTCTGACACGATCTGTCTGGAGTTCATGACCGGGTCGGAAGAACGTGTCCTGTCCACAGTCCATGATTCCTTAAAAGAAGCTGGAATTCCACTGATCGGAGCCAGTGCTTACGGTGTACTTCTCGGAGAAAAACACTGCGTCATTGTGGACGGAAAACTATATAACCGAAGCTGTGCTTATGCATTCGTAAAGAACAAGCATGGCAAGATCCATCTTTTCAAAGAGAATATTTACAAACGCCAGAGCCGGCGTGCCCATTTTGCAAATCTGGTAGAACCCGGAACGAAAACCCTGTTCCAGTTAGACGGAGTTCCGGCGCTCGAATTATATCAGGAAGAAACCGGAACTGCATTGGAAGATATTATCGCTGCTATGCCAAGACACCCGCTTGGACGTGCACTTGGCGATGACACCTGTATCATCCAGACGATGTCTGTCGATCGAAACGGTGTCATGTTCAACGGCAAATCGATTTACGAAAACGACAGCATCTATATTATGGATGTCGATGATTACAGACAGATTCACACCGATCTGTTGGAAGAACTCCAAAACCTTCCTATCTCATTTATACTTGGTTTTGACAGTGCAAACCGATTACGTTTATTTGCGGAGGATGATTATTTGACAGACTATGCTGCATCCTTTGATACTGTTGCGAATTCTGCCCTGTTTGTCGGAGACGGTCAGCAATACAACAACCAGCATATGAATCAGACACTTGTCATCGCAGCATTCGAATAA
- the spoVAC gene encoding stage V sporulation protein AC produces the protein MKVKQNDQDYNRYVDAITPKHSCFKNCLHAFLVGGCICLLGQVIFNICTMQFHYEEADAMSICSIILVFLSVLFTGFNLYKPLAKYGGAGALVPITGFANSVASPTIEYKKEGEVFGKGVKVFTIAGPVILFGIVVSFVAGFIYWIFKLL, from the coding sequence ATGAAAGTAAAACAAAACGACCAAGACTACAACCGTTATGTGGACGCCATCACGCCCAAACATAGTTGTTTTAAAAACTGTCTTCACGCCTTCCTCGTAGGTGGTTGTATCTGTCTTCTCGGACAGGTAATCTTCAATATCTGCACCATGCAGTTTCATTACGAAGAAGCAGATGCCATGAGTATCTGCTCCATCATTTTAGTATTTTTGTCGGTTCTGTTCACCGGATTTAATCTCTATAAACCACTAGCGAAATACGGTGGTGCCGGTGCACTGGTTCCGATTACCGGTTTTGCAAATTCCGTTGCTTCTCCGACCATTGAGTACAAAAAAGAAGGAGAAGTGTTCGGAAAAGGTGTAAAAGTATTCACCATTGCAGGTCCGGTCATCCTGTTCGGTATTGTCGTAAGTTTTGTTGCCGGTTTTATCTATTGGATTTTCAAATTATTATAA
- the spoVAD gene encoding stage V sporulation protein AD, producing the protein MKSIEQEKTNQAIGKQTIRFDCPPAILSCASIVGEMEGQGPLASYFDQIEPDPAFGMDSWEEGESEMVRRAVQTAITKSGIDKEKIRYIFGGDLLGQLIGSTFGLKDFQIPIFGLYGACSTCGEALSLAAMTVNAGYASHVIAVTSSHFGGAEKQFRFPLEYGNQRPLSATWTVTGSGAFLVSATTKDQPMKEYPRITSVTTGKIVDYGVRDNMNMGACMAPAAADVIYQCLEDLGVKPAYFDKIITGDLGKVGSEILIKLLRDNDYDIEPQHMDCGVEIFYNEEQDTHSGGSGCGCAAVTLAGYILHQLDQSEWKRILFVPTGALLSTVSFNEGQTIPGVAHAVVIEHLS; encoded by the coding sequence ATGAAATCAATCGAACAAGAAAAAACAAATCAAGCCATCGGAAAACAGACAATCCGCTTTGACTGTCCGCCGGCTATCCTGAGCTGCGCGTCCATCGTAGGAGAAATGGAAGGTCAGGGCCCACTCGCCTCTTATTTTGACCAGATTGAGCCGGATCCTGCCTTTGGTATGGATTCCTGGGAAGAAGGCGAGTCTGAAATGGTCCGGCGCGCCGTCCAGACAGCTATCACAAAATCCGGTATTGACAAAGAAAAAATACGTTATATCTTCGGTGGAGATCTTCTCGGACAGTTGATCGGCTCCACTTTCGGTCTCAAAGATTTTCAGATTCCGATCTTCGGTCTGTATGGTGCCTGTTCGACCTGCGGAGAGGCGCTCTCCCTGGCAGCCATGACTGTAAACGCCGGTTATGCGTCCCATGTCATCGCCGTCACAAGCAGTCATTTCGGCGGTGCGGAAAAGCAGTTCCGTTTTCCTCTGGAATATGGCAACCAGCGTCCACTCTCCGCCACCTGGACGGTCACAGGCAGTGGTGCATTTCTTGTATCTGCTACAACAAAGGACCAGCCGATGAAAGAATATCCTCGCATCACTTCCGTTACAACCGGGAAAATTGTAGACTACGGTGTGCGGGACAATATGAATATGGGCGCCTGCATGGCACCGGCCGCAGCCGATGTCATCTACCAATGTCTCGAAGATCTCGGTGTCAAGCCAGCTTATTTTGATAAGATCATCACCGGTGATCTCGGAAAAGTCGGCAGTGAAATTCTGATCAAACTGCTTCGGGATAACGACTATGATATCGAACCCCAACACATGGACTGTGGTGTGGAAATCTTCTATAACGAAGAACAGGACACGCACAGTGGAGGAAGCGGCTGTGGCTGTGCGGCTGTAACACTTGCCGGCTATATCCTGCACCAACTGGATCAGTCTGAATGGAAACGTATCTTATTCGTTCCTACCGGTGCTCTGCTATCCACCGTCAGTTTTAACGAAGGACAGACGATCCCCGGTGTTGCCCATGCTGTTGTGATCGAACATCTTTCATAA
- a CDS encoding chorismate mutase, with the protein MELEQIRKRINMVDDDMHHYFADRLGYSEDVAEAKLKTGDSVYKPEREKQVYARFPGDRDEEKLYRLYVRKVMQLSRYHQYGIFLEKGIADEEFETQYDAVAADVKEAGHAEVFIRIEMTPDAQTEQGMSVQDMLSLLGDFGTEVTALQHEEEKMCVTFRIRGPETLESQRRLFYMLYKESVTYNMYKI; encoded by the coding sequence ATGGAATTAGAGCAGATACGAAAACGGATTAATATGGTAGATGACGATATGCACCATTATTTCGCAGATCGGTTGGGATATTCAGAAGACGTGGCGGAGGCGAAGCTGAAAACCGGAGACAGTGTCTATAAGCCGGAGCGGGAGAAACAGGTGTATGCACGATTTCCGGGAGACCGGGATGAAGAAAAACTGTATCGGTTGTATGTGCGGAAAGTCATGCAGTTATCGCGGTATCACCAATATGGGATCTTTCTTGAAAAAGGAATTGCAGACGAAGAATTTGAGACACAATATGATGCTGTGGCAGCAGATGTGAAGGAAGCCGGCCATGCAGAGGTATTTATAAGGATTGAGATGACACCGGATGCGCAGACGGAACAGGGAATGTCTGTGCAGGATATGCTTTCCCTGCTTGGAGACTTTGGAACCGAAGTAACTGCCCTACAGCACGAAGAAGAAAAGATGTGTGTGACATTCCGTATTCGCGGACCGGAAACTCTTGAATCACAACGAAGGTTATTTTACATGTTATACAAAGAAAGTGTAACGTATAATATGTATAAAATATAA
- a CDS encoding dihydroorotase: MLITDGHVVDPATGLHEIADVLIEQDCIKKIYVRSRGEQADYNEAQENGHLVIDAKGKYVMPGFIDLHVHFRDPGLTYKEDIITGSRAAAAGGVTTVCAMPNTKPVVDNVEVLQDILQRAEHAYVHVKQLSSITKGMEGKELVDMEAMLKAGAVAFSEDGKSVMDIRVYRAAMKKAAELGAVIMAHCEDKDLVGKGVLNEGVASEKFGVPGIPNSVEDVITARDIFLAHETGAKLHICHCSTIGTVELMRMAKRLGANVTAEVCPHHFTLTDADIKEADSNYKMNPPLRTEKDVKALVEGLVDGTMPAISTDHAPHSDEEKSQFFDKAPFGIVGLETSAALTYTALVAPGLMDIMDMATKMSYNPAKIIGIDDKYGRLTPGAKADIVIFDPEETWVVDPVKFESKGHNTPYTGQTLVGKVMTTIVDGELRYNGAIIEDQ, translated from the coding sequence ATGCTCATTACTGATGGACACGTCGTTGATCCTGCAACCGGATTGCATGAGATTGCAGACGTATTGATTGAACAGGATTGTATAAAGAAAATTTATGTGCGAAGCCGCGGCGAGCAGGCGGATTACAACGAAGCCCAGGAAAATGGACATCTTGTGATCGACGCAAAGGGCAAATATGTGATGCCGGGATTTATCGATCTGCATGTACATTTCCGGGATCCGGGACTGACATACAAGGAAGATATCATCACAGGTTCGCGTGCAGCGGCAGCCGGTGGTGTGACAACTGTATGTGCGATGCCAAACACAAAACCGGTTGTCGATAATGTGGAAGTACTGCAGGATATCTTACAGAGGGCAGAGCATGCCTATGTGCATGTGAAGCAGCTTTCCTCTATCACGAAAGGCATGGAGGGAAAAGAACTTGTCGATATGGAAGCAATGTTAAAGGCAGGTGCGGTTGCATTTTCCGAGGATGGTAAGAGTGTCATGGATATCCGTGTTTATCGCGCGGCAATGAAGAAAGCAGCCGAGCTTGGAGCAGTGATTATGGCACACTGCGAGGATAAGGATCTCGTTGGAAAAGGCGTATTAAATGAAGGTGTTGCATCCGAGAAGTTTGGTGTGCCGGGCATTCCGAATTCAGTGGAGGATGTCATCACAGCGCGTGATATTTTCCTTGCACATGAGACAGGAGCAAAGCTTCATATCTGTCATTGTTCCACAATTGGAACGGTGGAACTCATGAGGATGGCAAAGCGGCTTGGGGCGAATGTTACTGCAGAGGTATGCCCACACCATTTCACATTGACAGATGCAGATATCAAGGAAGCAGACAGCAATTATAAGATGAATCCTCCACTCCGTACGGAGAAGGATGTAAAGGCGTTGGTGGAAGGCCTGGTAGACGGAACAATGCCGGCGATCTCGACCGATCATGCACCACATTCTGACGAGGAGAAGAGTCAGTTCTTCGACAAAGCACCATTTGGAATCGTGGGTCTGGAGACATCAGCTGCACTTACATATACAGCGCTTGTTGCACCGGGGCTGATGGATATCATGGATATGGCAACGAAGATGAGTTACAACCCGGCGAAGATTATCGGCATCGATGATAAGTATGGCAGATTGACACCGGGTGCAAAGGCGGATATCGTGATTTTTGATCCGGAAGAGACATGGGTTGTCGATCCGGTCAAGTTTGAATCGAAGGGACACAATACCCCATATACCGGTCAGACATTGGTTGGAAAGGTTATGACAACAATCGTAGATGGTGAGCTTCGTTATAATGGAGCAATTATAGAGGATCAGTAG
- a CDS encoding stage V sporulation protein AB, which yields MLIKTFAYCLFCICAGSAVSAGFVAFITMLGIFDKLGEQTKSGRQIHIIESMIISGVTVGNAAYLFGLRVPVGLAGFCIFNLFGGLFIGCLAGALAETLQVMPILSRRLNIRTWLPYVIAAAALGKALGCAWQILFFPS from the coding sequence ATGTTGATTAAAACCTTCGCTTACTGCCTTTTCTGTATCTGTGCCGGAAGTGCGGTTTCTGCCGGTTTTGTCGCTTTTATCACCATGCTTGGTATCTTTGATAAGCTTGGCGAACAAACCAAGTCCGGCAGACAGATTCACATAATTGAATCCATGATCATATCTGGTGTGACTGTCGGAAATGCGGCGTATCTGTTCGGGCTTCGGGTTCCGGTGGGACTTGCCGGTTTTTGTATCTTCAACCTGTTCGGCGGACTATTCATCGGTTGTCTGGCAGGTGCCCTGGCAGAGACACTGCAGGTTATGCCGATTCTGTCACGGAGGCTAAATATAAGAACCTGGTTACCTTATGTGATTGCAGCAGCCGCACTTGGAAAAGCACTTGGCTGTGCCTGGCAGATTTTATTTTTCCCTTCTTAA
- the spoVAE gene encoding stage V sporulation protein AE, with protein sequence MDYILAFVIGGIICVLSQILMDTTKLMPGRVMVILVCTGVILGAIGVYEPFLKFAGAGAFVPLTGFGYNLWNGIKDAVNEDGFLGLFRGGFTMAAVGTSAALIFSYFASLIFSPKMPKN encoded by the coding sequence ATGGATTATATTCTTGCTTTTGTGATTGGCGGCATCATCTGTGTCCTGTCTCAGATTCTGATGGATACAACAAAGCTTATGCCGGGAAGAGTCATGGTAATTCTGGTCTGTACCGGTGTCATCCTTGGAGCCATCGGTGTCTATGAACCGTTCTTAAAATTTGCCGGTGCAGGTGCATTCGTTCCGCTTACCGGCTTTGGATACAATCTGTGGAACGGGATCAAGGATGCTGTCAACGAAGATGGTTTTCTCGGATTGTTCCGGGGTGGTTTCACCATGGCAGCGGTCGGAACATCCGCAGCGCTTATATTTTCTTATTTTGCATCCCTTATTTTCTCACCCAAAATGCCAAAGAACTAA
- the pyrF gene encoding orotidine-5'-phosphate decarboxylase, translating into MINELVAQIEKKDAPIVVGLDPMLSYVPEYIRKKAFSEYGETLKGAAEAIWEYNKGIIDATYDLIPAVKPQIAMYEQFGIEGLIAFHKTCAYAKEKGLVIIGDIKRGDIGSTSTAYAVGHLGKVQVGSKEYAGFDEDFVTVNPYLGTDGVKPFVDVCKQYNKGIFVLVKTSNPSSGEFQDQLVGGRPLYELVAEKVVEWGEACMGDTYSNVGCVVGATYPEMGKVLRKLMPKTYILVPGYGAQGGKAADLVHYFNPDGLGAIVNSSRGIIAAYKQDKYASFGETGYADASRQAVKNMIADINGARAGH; encoded by the coding sequence ATGATTAACGAGTTAGTAGCACAGATTGAGAAGAAGGACGCGCCGATTGTTGTTGGGTTAGACCCAATGCTTTCCTATGTACCGGAGTACATCCGTAAGAAAGCATTTTCTGAGTATGGCGAGACTTTGAAGGGTGCAGCCGAGGCAATCTGGGAATATAATAAAGGAATTATCGATGCAACTTATGATCTGATTCCGGCAGTGAAGCCACAGATTGCGATGTATGAGCAGTTTGGAATTGAAGGACTGATTGCATTCCATAAGACGTGTGCATATGCAAAGGAGAAAGGGCTTGTGATCATCGGTGATATCAAGCGTGGCGACATCGGTTCTACATCAACTGCATATGCAGTCGGACATCTCGGCAAGGTGCAGGTTGGAAGCAAGGAATACGCTGGTTTTGATGAGGATTTCGTAACAGTCAATCCATATCTTGGAACAGACGGTGTGAAGCCGTTTGTTGATGTATGTAAGCAGTACAATAAGGGGATCTTCGTACTTGTAAAGACATCCAATCCATCTTCCGGTGAGTTTCAGGATCAGCTTGTGGGTGGCCGTCCATTGTATGAGCTTGTCGCTGAGAAGGTCGTTGAGTGGGGCGAAGCCTGCATGGGTGATACCTATAGCAATGTCGGCTGTGTTGTTGGTGCTACATACCCGGAAATGGGTAAGGTACTTCGTAAGCTGATGCCGAAGACATATATCCTTGTACCGGGTTATGGTGCACAGGGTGGTAAGGCCGCAGATCTTGTACATTATTTCAATCCAGACGGACTTGGTGCAATCGTCAACTCTTCCCGCGGCATCATCGCTGCTTATAAGCAGGATAAGTATGCATCGTTCGGTGAGACCGGATATGCAGATGCAAGCCGTCAGGCAGTCAAGAACATGATTGCCGACATCAATGGAGCAAGAGCAGGCCACTAA
- a CDS encoding stage V sporulation protein AA has protein sequence MNHTGAPEITVYISLDASTMVSSKLVHIEDISSVFCSSPDIAHAVKNIKLFSFSDNEQGQLVVNALAVIGEILKYNKQLTVQNVGSPECVVYYRNLSDGHKRTGKIKAFFLLLLAFFGTAFSIMSYNGDVGAIGLLQDLYQMFTGTEAVTTNAGYKFGILFYCVGLFFGMLLFFNHGLNHKKVDDPTPLQVQMRLYERDVNDTIVVDSAREGTSLDVD, from the coding sequence ATGAATCATACAGGAGCGCCTGAAATAACGGTTTATATTTCTCTGGATGCAAGCACTATGGTTTCATCTAAACTGGTTCACATTGAAGATATTTCTTCTGTGTTTTGCAGTTCACCCGACATTGCGCATGCTGTCAAAAATATAAAGCTATTTTCTTTCTCAGACAATGAGCAGGGACAGTTAGTTGTAAATGCACTTGCCGTTATTGGTGAAATACTGAAATACAACAAACAGCTCACCGTGCAAAATGTCGGGAGTCCGGAATGCGTTGTCTACTACCGCAACTTAAGCGATGGTCATAAAAGAACCGGAAAAATAAAAGCATTCTTCTTATTGCTGCTCGCCTTTTTTGGCACCGCCTTTTCCATCATGTCCTACAACGGAGATGTCGGAGCCATCGGCCTGCTGCAGGATCTGTATCAGATGTTTACCGGAACGGAAGCAGTCACAACAAACGCGGGATATAAATTCGGGATTCTCTTTTACTGTGTTGGTTTATTCTTTGGCATGCTTTTATTCTTCAACCACGGACTAAACCACAAAAAAGTCGATGACCCTACCCCTTTGCAGGTACAAATGCGATTATACGAGCGGGATGTGAACGACACGATTGTCGTGGACAGCGCAAGGGAAGGGACGAGTCTGGATGTTGATTAA
- a CDS encoding transglycosylase domain-containing protein, translating to MGYSKAETEKKQRKLVSKTQRNTRKVLVIFFKVILVGIIAVIIAGAGAGFGMMKGILDNAPDVSNISIVPKGFRSTIYDKDGNSDREISTINSNRVYVYYDEIPKDYVNAFVAIEDQRFWTHNGIDVRGIFRAFAKGAASGHFNEGASTLTQQLIKNQVFNVGLGETTFMDKLERKIQEQYLAIELEKKYTKEEIVEYYLNTIYLGRGVSGIQAASEKYFGKDMKELTVSEIAVIAGITQNPSRYDPVANPDENADRRKEVLKKMLELEYITQQQYDEALADDVYARISEEHEVQLAESDVNTYYEDAILNKLTSQFMDMYGCTKAEAETMIYTGGYSIYSVQDKAIQKICDDVINNPDYVSNSTKVGLSYKLTILDPDKETNHNYGIGDLINYYVAQTGNSKYNNIYSSEDAARAAADEFKEAMLEETGGTYVAEAFEVSPQPQFSFTIMDQHTGYVKAMVGGRGEKEVNRSFNRATDATRQPGSTFKIVAAYAPLIDSGKGGLAKSFNDEPYQYANGNDVRNAGGGHSGYCTIRKSIQSSINVCAVKAITEETPDAAFEYLLKFGYTTLVDQKVDSNGTILTDKTQACALGGLSHGVTNYEMTAAYASIANGGVYNEPVLYSKVIDHDGNVIIDNTTPTSHEVIRPTTAWQLIDAMKSVITSGTGGAASLQTGMTAAGKTGTTSSTYDLWFCGMTPYYTASIWMGYDMNVDMGGSNTHKYMWRDIMDQVVELEGQDTSADFDKPDGLTTVSLCQITGLLPGEGCPTATDYYATADVPTKRCNGHEAIEFCTESKKRANSGCPETVSFMIETDENGNQVLVGSEGQDADGYVYTDEICDIHTPLEEGEISLSSSAGEGGTISPSVNVAKGANVTFYITPHNGYRIKDVIVNGQSQGAISSYTFNNVQENGSISVTFESTGGNITPPPENTTQAPIPTTQDTTQATTQAPPPASETTQAPPPQQ from the coding sequence ATGGGCTATTCAAAAGCAGAAACAGAGAAAAAACAAAGAAAGCTTGTTTCCAAAACACAGCGAAATACGAGAAAAGTTTTGGTTATATTTTTTAAAGTCATTCTGGTTGGGATTATTGCCGTGATCATAGCCGGAGCCGGAGCCGGATTCGGTATGATGAAAGGTATTCTGGATAATGCACCGGATGTATCGAACATCAGCATCGTTCCGAAAGGATTCAGGTCAACAATCTATGACAAAGATGGGAATTCGGATAGAGAGATTTCCACGATCAATTCAAACCGCGTCTACGTATATTACGATGAGATTCCGAAGGATTATGTCAATGCTTTTGTTGCAATCGAGGATCAGCGATTCTGGACACATAATGGTATTGATGTACGAGGAATCTTCCGTGCGTTTGCCAAGGGTGCGGCAAGCGGACATTTTAACGAAGGTGCTTCCACTCTGACGCAGCAGCTGATCAAAAACCAGGTCTTTAATGTCGGTCTTGGTGAGACGACTTTTATGGATAAGTTAGAGCGAAAGATTCAGGAACAGTACCTTGCGATTGAACTGGAAAAGAAATATACAAAGGAAGAGATTGTAGAGTATTATCTAAATACAATTTATCTTGGACGGGGCGTCAGCGGAATTCAGGCTGCTTCAGAAAAATATTTCGGCAAGGATATGAAAGAACTTACGGTTTCTGAGATTGCGGTTATCGCCGGAATCACGCAGAACCCAAGCCGGTATGATCCGGTTGCCAATCCGGATGAGAACGCAGACCGTCGAAAAGAAGTCTTAAAGAAGATGCTGGAGCTGGAATATATCACACAGCAGCAGTATGATGAAGCACTTGCAGACGATGTATATGCGAGAATCAGCGAAGAACATGAAGTGCAGCTTGCAGAATCAGATGTAAATACGTACTATGAGGATGCAATCCTGAATAAACTTACAAGTCAATTTATGGACATGTATGGTTGCACGAAGGCAGAAGCTGAGACGATGATTTATACAGGTGGATATAGCATCTATTCTGTACAGGATAAGGCAATCCAGAAGATTTGTGATGATGTAATCAACAATCCGGATTATGTAAGTAACAGTACGAAGGTTGGACTAAGCTATAAATTAACAATATTAGATCCGGATAAGGAGACAAACCATAATTATGGAATTGGAGATCTGATTAATTATTATGTAGCACAGACGGGTAATTCCAAGTACAACAATATTTATAGTAGTGAAGATGCTGCGCGGGCGGCTGCTGATGAGTTTAAAGAAGCTATGCTCGAGGAAACAGGTGGAACATATGTGGCAGAAGCATTTGAAGTTTCACCACAGCCACAGTTTTCTTTTACGATTATGGATCAGCACACCGGGTATGTGAAGGCTATGGTTGGTGGACGTGGAGAAAAGGAAGTAAACCGTTCATTTAACCGTGCGACAGATGCAACGAGACAGCCGGGTTCCACATTTAAGATCGTGGCTGCGTATGCACCGCTGATTGATAGCGGAAAGGGAGGTCTGGCAAAGTCTTTCAATGATGAGCCATACCAGTATGCGAATGGTAACGATGTGCGTAACGCCGGTGGCGGACACAGTGGATATTGTACGATACGTAAAAGTATTCAGAGTTCCATCAATGTCTGTGCGGTAAAGGCAATCACAGAGGAGACACCGGATGCAGCATTTGAATATCTGCTGAAGTTTGGATATACGACACTGGTTGATCAGAAGGTGGACAGCAACGGTACGATTCTGACAGATAAGACACAGGCATGTGCACTTGGTGGTCTGAGCCATGGTGTTACAAATTATGAGATGACAGCCGCATATGCATCCATTGCAAATGGCGGTGTTTATAACGAACCGGTATTATATTCCAAAGTAATTGACCATGATGGAAATGTAATCATTGACAATACGACACCAACTTCTCATGAAGTTATCCGTCCGACAACTGCATGGCAGTTGATTGACGCGATGAAGTCTGTTATCACAAGCGGTACCGGTGGTGCTGCAAGCCTGCAGACAGGTATGACAGCTGCCGGTAAGACCGGTACAACATCATCCACATATGATCTTTGGTTCTGTGGTATGACACCATATTATACTGCATCTATCTGGATGGGATATGATATGAATGTCGATATGGGTGGATCGAATACACATAAATATATGTGGAGAGATATTATGGATCAGGTTGTAGAACTCGAGGGACAGGATACATCGGCTGATTTCGATAAGCCGGATGGACTGACTACCGTTTCCTTATGTCAGATTACGGGACTTCTTCCTGGAGAAGGATGCCCGACAGCAACGGATTATTACGCAACGGCAGATGTACCGACGAAGAGATGTAATGGACATGAGGCAATTGAGTTCTGTACGGAATCCAAGAAGCGTGCAAACAGCGGCTGTCCGGAGACCGTTTCATTTATGATTGAGACAGATGAGAATGGAAACCAGGTATTGGTTGGCTCTGAGGGTCAGGATGCAGATGGCTATGTATATACCGATGAAATCTGTGATATTCATACACCGTTGGAGGAGGGAGAAATTTCACTTTCTTCTTCGGCAGGTGAAGGTGGAACGATTTCACCTTCCGTAAATGTAGCAAAGGGTGCGAATGTTACATTCTATATCACCCCTCATAATGGATACCGGATTAAGGATGTTATCGTGAACGGACAGAGTCAGGGAGCGATATCAAGCTATACATTCAACAATGTACAGGAAAATGGAAGTATCAGTGTTACGTTTGAAAGCACGGGGGGAAATATAACGCCACCGCCGGAGAATACAACACAGGCACCGATACCAACCACACAGGATACAACCCAGGCGACGACGCAGGCACCACCTCCGGCATCGGAGACGACACAAGCACCGCCACCACAACAATAA